The following coding sequences are from one Onychostoma macrolepis isolate SWU-2019 chromosome 24, ASM1243209v1, whole genome shotgun sequence window:
- the rhbdl1 gene encoding rhomboid-related protein 1 isoform X3 → MLLALVQSNENGHVCYQELLELLSSKRSSSFRRAIANGRRTLQREILLDETGLGVYKRFVRYVAYEILPCETDRRWYFHQSRLCPPPVFMAIITIVQIIVFMCYGVMLNKWVLQTYQPDFMKSPLVYHPGHRAQIWRFFSYMFMHVGLEQLGFNALLQLMIGVPLEMVHGILRISLLYMAGVVAGSLTVSITDMRAPVVGGSGGVYALCSAHLANVVMNWAGMKCPYKLLRMILALVCMSSEVGRAVWLRFSPPLPSSGPQPSFMAHLSGAVVGISMGLLILRSYEESLHKQCSWWVLIFSFITFLLFAIFWNIFAYELLGVQIPPPP, encoded by the exons ATGCTGCTGGCGCTGGTACAGAGCAATGAAAACGGACACGTCTGCTACCAGGAACTCCTAGAACTG cTGAGCAGTAAACGTTCCAGTAGTTTTCGCCGAGCCATTGCAAATGGGCGTCGCACCCTGCAGCGCGAGATCCTATTGGATGAGACGGGGCTGGGCGTGTACAAGCGCTTCGTGCGCTACGTGGCCTATGAGATTCTGCCATGCGAGACGGACCGCCGATGGTACTTCCATCAGAGCAGACTCTGTCCTCCTCCTGTGTTCATGGCCATCATTACCATTGTACAG ATCATAGTGTTTATGTGTTACGGTGTGATGCTCAATAAATGGGTGTTGCAAACCTACCAGCCAGATTTCATGAAGAGTCCGCTGGTGTATCATCCCGGACACCGCGCACAAATCTGGAGGTTCTTCAGCTATATGTTCATGCATGTTGG attAGAGCAGTTGGGTTTCAACGCTCTTCTCCAGCTGATGATTGGAGTTCCTCTGGAGATGGTTCATGGGATCCTGAGGATCAGTCTGCTGTATATGGCAGGAGTCGTCGCTG GTTCACTGACGGTGTCCATCACGGATATGCGCGCTCCGGTGGTGGGCGGGTCCGGCGGGGTCTATGCACTCTGCTCAGCACATCTCGCCAACGTTGTCATG AACTGGGCCGGCATGAAGTGTCCATACAAATTGCTACGGATGATTCTTGCACTTGTTTGCA TGAGTTCAGAGGTGGGCCGTGCCGTATGGCTGCGTTTCTCCCCACCCCTCCCCTCCTCCGGACCGCAGCCCAGTTTCATGGCTCATCTGTCGGGCGCAGTGGTGGGCATCAGCATGGGGCTGCTGATCTTGCGGAGCTATGAGGAATCTCTGCATAAACAGTGCTCCTGGTGGGTCCTCATCTTCTCCTTCATCACCTTCCTCCTCTTCGCCATCTTCTGGAACATTTTCGCTTACGAGCTGCTCGGGGTACAGATCCCGCCCCCTCCCTGA
- the rhot2 gene encoding mitochondrial Rho GTPase 2: MKRDVRILLLGEPKVGKTSLIMCLVGEEFPEQVPLRAEEITIPADVTPEKVPTHIVDYSESEQSDEVLREEIVKANVVCVVYDVTQEETIDKIRTKWIPLVNGGAEKGSKIPIILVGNKSDLRSGSSMETILPIMNQFSEIETCVECSAKNLKNISELFYYAQKAVLHPTAPLYDPEDKQLKPQCVRALSRIFSISDQDNDHILSDTELNCFQKLCFGNPLAPQALEDVKTVVWKNTSDGVQDNGLTLNGFLFLNTLFIQRGRHETTWTILRKFGYDDTLELTDDYLYPPLRVSVGCTTELNHLGHQFLQKLFDKYDEDKDSALSPAELKNLFSVLPYMPWGPEVYSNVPLSDDNYISQHGFFCQWMLSAYLDVHRCLEHLGHLGYPILMERESQTSAITVTREKALDLEKRQTQRIVFLCKVIGPRGTGKTDFLQAFLQRSTERNERDPGPPTIYAINTVSIANQDKYLILEEVDVETEFLKAADAACDVACLMYDVSDPDSFNYCASIYKQHYMDSGIPCVVVGSKADLIEAKQHHGMSPSEFCYKHRLPSPLHFSTLLSHTHTHIYSKLTWAAMYPHLNGSDMSSTSFWLRVTLGATIAAMLGFALYRAFSRHK, from the exons CCAAAGTGGGAAAGACCTCTCTCATCATGTGTCTGGTCGGAGAGGAGTTTCCTGAGCAG GTTCCTCTCCGAGCGGAGGAGATCACCATACCAGCCGACGTCACGCCTGAGAAAGTGCCCACACATATAGTCGACtattcag AAAGTGAACAGTCTGATGAAGTGTTGAGGGAGGAAATCGTAAAG GCCaatgttgtgtgtgtggtttatgATGTCACACAAGAGGAAACCATTGATAAG ATCAGGACTAAATGGATTCCGCTGGTGAACGGTGGTGCTGAGAAAGGAAGCAA GATTCCCATCATCCTTGTGGGCAACAAGTCCGACCTGCGCTCCGGCAGCTCCATGGAAACCATTCTGCCGATCATGAACCAGTTTTCAGAGATTGAGACCTGTGTAGAG TGCTCAGCTAAGAATCTGAAGAATATTTCAGAGCTCTTTTATTATGCCCAGAAGGCCGTTCTGCACCCGACTGCTCCACTCTACGACCCTGAAGACAAAcag CTGAAGCCGCAGTGTGTTCGAGCTCTGAGTCGGATCTTCAGTATCTCTGATCAGGATAATGATCACATACTCAGTGACACTGAACTCAACTGCTTTCAG aaATTGTGTTTCGGGAATCCACTGGCTCCTCAGGCTCTAGAGGACGTGAAGACAGTCGTGTGGAAGAACACCAGTGACGGAGTCCAGGACAATGGACTCACACTCAACG GTTTCTTGTTCTTGAACACTCTCTTTATCCAGAGGGGACGTCATGAAACCACCTGGACCATCCTGCGTAAATTCGGCTACGATGACACGCTGGAGTTGACCGATGACTACCTCTACCCACC gttACGAGTATCGGTGGGTTGCACGACGGAGCTGAATCATCTGGGTCATCAGTTCCTCCAGAAGCTGTTTGATAAGTATGACGAG GATAAGGATTCAGCTCTCTCTCCCGCAGAGCTGAAGAATCTGTTTAGTGTCTTACCCTACATGCCCTGGGGCCCGGAGGTATACAGTAACGTCCCCTTATCAGACGACAACTACATCTCACAGCACGGGTTCTTCTGCCAGTGGAT GTTATCCGCTTATCTGGATGTCCACCGGTGTTTGGAGCATCTCGGTCACCTCGGGTATCCCATTCTAATGGAGCGAGAGTCCCAGACCTCCGCCATCACAG TAACAAGAGAAAAGGCTTTAGACCTGGAGAAGAGACAAACCCAACGCATTGTGTTCCTCTGCAAAGTGATCGGTCCACGCGGAACAGGAAAGACCGACTTCCTCCAAGCTTTTCTGCAGCGAAGCACTGAG agaAACGAGCGCGACCCCGGTCCCCCCACAATATACGCCATCAACACAGTCTCAATAGCCAATCAGGACAAGTACCTCATT CTGGAAGAGGTGGACGTGGAAACAGAGTTTCTAAAAGCAGCAGATGCAGCGTGTGATGTAGCGTGTCTCATGTATGATGTCAGCGACCCGGACTCCTTCAACTACTGCGCTAGTATTTATAAG CAGCACTACATGGACAGTGGGATCCCGTGTGTGGTTGTGGGCTCCAAAGCTGATCTGATAGAAGCCAAACAGCATCATGGGATGAGCCCGTCTGAGTTTTGTTACAAACATCGGCTGCCTTCACCTCTCCATTTCTCCACGctgctctcacacactcacacacacatttacagcaAGCTCACCTGGGCTGCCATGTACCC GCACCTGAACGGATCAGACATGAGCAGCACGTCTTTCTGGCTGCGTGTGACTCTGGGCGCCACAATAGCCGCCATGCTGGGCTTCGCTCTGTACAGAGCCTTTAGCCGACACAAATGA
- the rhbdl1 gene encoding rhomboid-related protein 1 isoform X2 yields the protein MDRSSLFQLIQEQLDPDQTGFIAVENFTSLAEHHELQLDPSKLEMLLALVQSNENGHVCYQELLELLSSKRSSSFRRAIANGRRTLQREILLDETGLGVYKRFVRYVAYEILPCETDRRWYFHQSRLCPPPVFMAIITIVQIIVFMCYGVMLNKWVLQTYQPDFMKSPLVYHPGHRAQIWRFFSYMFMHVGLEQLGFNALLQLMIGVPLEMVHGILRISLLYMAGVVAGSLTVSITDMRAPVVGGSGGVYALCSAHLANVVMNWAGMKCPYKLLRMILALVCMSSEVGRAVWLRFSPPLPSSGPQPSFMAHLSGAVVGISMGLLILRSYEESLHKQCSWWVLIFSFITFLLFAIFWNIFAYELLGVQIPPPP from the exons ATGGATAGAAGCTCTCTGTTTCAGCTCATACAAGAGCAG CTGGACCCAGATCAGACTGGTTTTATAGCAGTGGAAAATTTCACCAGTCTAGCTGAGCACCATGAGTTACAGCTGGACCCCAGTAAACTGGAGATGCTGCTGGCGCTGGTACAGAGCAATGAAAACGGACACGTCTGCTACCAGGAACTCCTAGAACTG cTGAGCAGTAAACGTTCCAGTAGTTTTCGCCGAGCCATTGCAAATGGGCGTCGCACCCTGCAGCGCGAGATCCTATTGGATGAGACGGGGCTGGGCGTGTACAAGCGCTTCGTGCGCTACGTGGCCTATGAGATTCTGCCATGCGAGACGGACCGCCGATGGTACTTCCATCAGAGCAGACTCTGTCCTCCTCCTGTGTTCATGGCCATCATTACCATTGTACAG ATCATAGTGTTTATGTGTTACGGTGTGATGCTCAATAAATGGGTGTTGCAAACCTACCAGCCAGATTTCATGAAGAGTCCGCTGGTGTATCATCCCGGACACCGCGCACAAATCTGGAGGTTCTTCAGCTATATGTTCATGCATGTTGG attAGAGCAGTTGGGTTTCAACGCTCTTCTCCAGCTGATGATTGGAGTTCCTCTGGAGATGGTTCATGGGATCCTGAGGATCAGTCTGCTGTATATGGCAGGAGTCGTCGCTG GTTCACTGACGGTGTCCATCACGGATATGCGCGCTCCGGTGGTGGGCGGGTCCGGCGGGGTCTATGCACTCTGCTCAGCACATCTCGCCAACGTTGTCATG AACTGGGCCGGCATGAAGTGTCCATACAAATTGCTACGGATGATTCTTGCACTTGTTTGCA TGAGTTCAGAGGTGGGCCGTGCCGTATGGCTGCGTTTCTCCCCACCCCTCCCCTCCTCCGGACCGCAGCCCAGTTTCATGGCTCATCTGTCGGGCGCAGTGGTGGGCATCAGCATGGGGCTGCTGATCTTGCGGAGCTATGAGGAATCTCTGCATAAACAGTGCTCCTGGTGGGTCCTCATCTTCTCCTTCATCACCTTCCTCCTCTTCGCCATCTTCTGGAACATTTTCGCTTACGAGCTGCTCGGGGTACAGATCCCGCCCCCTCCCTGA
- the rhbdl1 gene encoding rhomboid-related protein 1 isoform X1, with protein MSVYSRLPVRCEKQNSRLIVLDILDPDQTGFIAVENFTSLAEHHELQLDPSKLEMLLALVQSNENGHVCYQELLELLSSKRSSSFRRAIANGRRTLQREILLDETGLGVYKRFVRYVAYEILPCETDRRWYFHQSRLCPPPVFMAIITIVQIIVFMCYGVMLNKWVLQTYQPDFMKSPLVYHPGHRAQIWRFFSYMFMHVGLEQLGFNALLQLMIGVPLEMVHGILRISLLYMAGVVAGSLTVSITDMRAPVVGGSGGVYALCSAHLANVVMNWAGMKCPYKLLRMILALVCMSSEVGRAVWLRFSPPLPSSGPQPSFMAHLSGAVVGISMGLLILRSYEESLHKQCSWWVLIFSFITFLLFAIFWNIFAYELLGVQIPPPP; from the exons ATGTCAGTATATAGTAG gCTTCCGGTGAgatgtgaaaaacaaaatagcAGATTGATTGTCCTGGACATT CTGGACCCAGATCAGACTGGTTTTATAGCAGTGGAAAATTTCACCAGTCTAGCTGAGCACCATGAGTTACAGCTGGACCCCAGTAAACTGGAGATGCTGCTGGCGCTGGTACAGAGCAATGAAAACGGACACGTCTGCTACCAGGAACTCCTAGAACTG cTGAGCAGTAAACGTTCCAGTAGTTTTCGCCGAGCCATTGCAAATGGGCGTCGCACCCTGCAGCGCGAGATCCTATTGGATGAGACGGGGCTGGGCGTGTACAAGCGCTTCGTGCGCTACGTGGCCTATGAGATTCTGCCATGCGAGACGGACCGCCGATGGTACTTCCATCAGAGCAGACTCTGTCCTCCTCCTGTGTTCATGGCCATCATTACCATTGTACAG ATCATAGTGTTTATGTGTTACGGTGTGATGCTCAATAAATGGGTGTTGCAAACCTACCAGCCAGATTTCATGAAGAGTCCGCTGGTGTATCATCCCGGACACCGCGCACAAATCTGGAGGTTCTTCAGCTATATGTTCATGCATGTTGG attAGAGCAGTTGGGTTTCAACGCTCTTCTCCAGCTGATGATTGGAGTTCCTCTGGAGATGGTTCATGGGATCCTGAGGATCAGTCTGCTGTATATGGCAGGAGTCGTCGCTG GTTCACTGACGGTGTCCATCACGGATATGCGCGCTCCGGTGGTGGGCGGGTCCGGCGGGGTCTATGCACTCTGCTCAGCACATCTCGCCAACGTTGTCATG AACTGGGCCGGCATGAAGTGTCCATACAAATTGCTACGGATGATTCTTGCACTTGTTTGCA TGAGTTCAGAGGTGGGCCGTGCCGTATGGCTGCGTTTCTCCCCACCCCTCCCCTCCTCCGGACCGCAGCCCAGTTTCATGGCTCATCTGTCGGGCGCAGTGGTGGGCATCAGCATGGGGCTGCTGATCTTGCGGAGCTATGAGGAATCTCTGCATAAACAGTGCTCCTGGTGGGTCCTCATCTTCTCCTTCATCACCTTCCTCCTCTTCGCCATCTTCTGGAACATTTTCGCTTACGAGCTGCTCGGGGTACAGATCCCGCCCCCTCCCTGA
- the LOC131533330 gene encoding histone H1.0, with product MAETAAAPASKPKKTKSSKKATSHPKYSEMIKAAIAADRSRSGASRQSIQKYVKNHYKVGDNADSQIKLALKRLVASGLLRHTKGIGASGSFKLAKAEDAKKPEKPKPAPVRVKKPAKAAAKPKKAPKPKKVAKSPKKTKKVAEKKVKKAAEKKKSPVKAKKVVKKAKVAKPAKASKAKKVKTAKPKPKTAARKTGKKK from the coding sequence ATGGCTGAGACGGCAGCTGCTCCCGCATCCAAGCCCAAGAAGACGAAAAGCTCCAAGAAAGCGACGTCGCATCCCAAATACTCCGAGATGATCAAAGCGGCCATCGCAGCCGACCGGAGCCGCAGCGGCGCGTCGCGTCAGTCCATCCAGAAGTACGTGAAGAACCACTACAAGGTGGGAGACAACGCCGACTCCCAGATCAAACTCGCCCTGAAGCGCCTGGTGGCCAGTGGGCTTCTGCGCCACACCAAGGGCATCGGAGCCTCGGGCTCCTTCAAACTGGCCAAAGCCGAGGACGCCAAGAAGCCAGAGAAACCCAAACCAGCACCCGTGAGAGTCAAGAAGCCAGCCAAAGCCGCTGCCAAGCCCAAGAAAGCCCCCAAGCCCAAGAAAGTGGCGAAATCCCCTAAGAAAACTAAGAAAGTCGCCGAGAAGAAAGTGAAGAAGGCAGCGGAGAAGAAGAAATCGCCTGTCAAAGCCAAGAAAGTTGTGAAGAAGGCGAAGGTGGCCAAACCTGCCAAGGCGAGCAAAGCCAAGAAGGTGAAAACGGCGAAACCCAAACCCAAAACAGCGGCCAGGAAAACGGGCAAAAAGAAGTAA
- the rhbdl1 gene encoding rhomboid-related protein 1 isoform X4, translating into MSVYSRLPVRCEKQNSRLIVLDILDPDQTGFIAVENFTSLAEHHELQLDPSKLEMLLALVQSNENGHVCYQELLELLSSKRSSSFRRAIANGRRTLQREILLDETGLGVYKRFVRYVAYEILPCETDRRWYFHQSRLCPPPVFMAIITIVQIIVFMCYGVMLNKWVLQTYQPDFMKSPLVYHPGHRAQIWRFFSYMFMHVGLEQLGFNALLQLMIGVPLEMVHGILRISLLYMAGVVAELGRHEVSIQIATDDSCTCLHEFRGGPCRMAAFLPTPPLLRTAAQFHGSSVGRSGGHQHGAADLAEL; encoded by the exons ATGTCAGTATATAGTAG gCTTCCGGTGAgatgtgaaaaacaaaatagcAGATTGATTGTCCTGGACATT CTGGACCCAGATCAGACTGGTTTTATAGCAGTGGAAAATTTCACCAGTCTAGCTGAGCACCATGAGTTACAGCTGGACCCCAGTAAACTGGAGATGCTGCTGGCGCTGGTACAGAGCAATGAAAACGGACACGTCTGCTACCAGGAACTCCTAGAACTG cTGAGCAGTAAACGTTCCAGTAGTTTTCGCCGAGCCATTGCAAATGGGCGTCGCACCCTGCAGCGCGAGATCCTATTGGATGAGACGGGGCTGGGCGTGTACAAGCGCTTCGTGCGCTACGTGGCCTATGAGATTCTGCCATGCGAGACGGACCGCCGATGGTACTTCCATCAGAGCAGACTCTGTCCTCCTCCTGTGTTCATGGCCATCATTACCATTGTACAG ATCATAGTGTTTATGTGTTACGGTGTGATGCTCAATAAATGGGTGTTGCAAACCTACCAGCCAGATTTCATGAAGAGTCCGCTGGTGTATCATCCCGGACACCGCGCACAAATCTGGAGGTTCTTCAGCTATATGTTCATGCATGTTGG attAGAGCAGTTGGGTTTCAACGCTCTTCTCCAGCTGATGATTGGAGTTCCTCTGGAGATGGTTCATGGGATCCTGAGGATCAGTCTGCTGTATATGGCAGGAGTCGTCGCTG AACTGGGCCGGCATGAAGTGTCCATACAAATTGCTACGGATGATTCTTGCACTTGTTTGCA TGAGTTCAGAGGTGGGCCGTGCCGTATGGCTGCGTTTCTCCCCACCCCTCCCCTCCTCCGGACCGCAGCCCAGTTTCATGGCTCATCTGTCGGGCGCAGTGGTGGGCATCAGCATGGGGCTGCTGATCTTGCGGAGCTATGA